From one Aquicella lusitana genomic stretch:
- the rplQ gene encoding 50S ribosomal protein L17, with product MRHRNSGRNLSRTSSHRKAMFKNMIVSLLRHEVIKTTLPKAKELRRFAEPMITMAKEDTLHRRRLAYTRLRDRDIVQKLFAEIGPFYKDRPGGYLRILKCDFRKGDNAPMAIVELVARRDEESAA from the coding sequence ATGCGTCATCGAAATAGTGGTCGAAATTTAAGTCGTACGAGTAGTCATCGTAAGGCGATGTTTAAAAATATGATCGTATCATTGCTACGCCATGAAGTGATCAAAACAACATTGCCAAAGGCAAAAGAGCTGCGCCGATTTGCAGAACCGATGATTACCATGGCAAAAGAAGATACGCTGCATAGACGCCGATTGGCTTATACCCGGTTGCGTGATCGTGACATCGTTCAGAAGTTATTTGCTGAGATTGGTCCTTTTTATAAAGACCGTCCAGGTGGCTACCTTCGTATTTTGAAATGCGATTTTCGCAAAGGCGATAATGCACCGATGGCAATTGTTGAACTGGTTGCCCGCCGTGACGAAGAATCTGCAGCTTAA
- a CDS encoding DNA-directed RNA polymerase subunit alpha, with product MQSNPFDFLTPREIAVETISPYHAKITLEPLERGFGHTLGNTLRRILLSSMPGAAIVEVKIDGVLHEYGAIPGVQEDVVEILLNLKGVAIKLHGRQEVTLKLSKKGPGPIIAGDIEPEHDVEVVNPNHVIGHLNENGSINMTIRVVLGRGYQPAATRVRKSEGKTTIGALHLDASFSPIRRVAYTVENARVEQRTDLDKLIIDLETNGTLDPEEAIRRSATILQQQLAAFVDLQSAPLVQEKSAHEESVNPIYYRPVDDLELTVRSANCLKAENIFYIGDLVQRAEADLLKTPNLGKKSLTEIKNVLAAHGLSLGTKIEGWRTPTAQDNEGKK from the coding sequence ATGCAAAGCAATCCATTTGATTTTTTGACGCCTCGTGAAATTGCTGTTGAGACGATCTCACCGTATCACGCGAAGATCACACTCGAACCGCTAGAACGTGGTTTTGGGCATACCTTAGGAAACACATTGCGCAGGATTTTATTATCATCCATGCCAGGCGCTGCTATCGTTGAAGTAAAAATCGATGGTGTACTGCATGAATACGGTGCCATTCCAGGCGTACAGGAAGATGTGGTTGAAATTCTTCTGAACTTGAAGGGCGTCGCGATAAAGCTCCACGGCCGTCAGGAAGTTACATTAAAACTTAGCAAGAAAGGCCCAGGACCTATTATCGCTGGTGATATAGAACCGGAACATGATGTGGAAGTGGTTAACCCGAACCACGTCATTGGCCATCTCAATGAAAATGGTTCCATTAATATGACCATTCGGGTTGTGTTGGGTAGAGGTTATCAGCCTGCAGCTACGCGTGTGCGTAAATCTGAAGGCAAAACGACGATTGGTGCGTTGCATTTGGATGCGAGCTTTAGCCCGATTCGTAGGGTTGCCTATACGGTCGAAAACGCGCGTGTTGAACAGCGTACCGACTTGGACAAACTCATCATTGACCTCGAAACGAACGGTACTCTGGATCCGGAAGAGGCGATTAGACGTTCTGCAACCATTCTGCAGCAGCAGTTGGCTGCTTTTGTTGACCTTCAATCGGCGCCATTGGTGCAGGAAAAATCGGCGCATGAAGAATCAGTGAACCCGATTTATTATCGTCCTGTTGATGATCTTGAACTGACAGTCCGATCTGCAAATTGCCTGAAGGCTGAAAATATTTTCTATATTGGTGATCTCGTGCAGCGTGCTGAAGCAGACCTGCTGAAAACACCCAACCTGGGCAAGAAATCATTAACTGAAATTAAAAATGTGCTAGCAGCGCATGGCCTTAGCCTTGGTACCAAAATTGAAGGCTGGCGTACGCCTACCGCGCAAGACAATGAGGGTAAGAAGTAA
- the rpsD gene encoding 30S ribosomal protein S4: MARYLGPRCKLARREKMDLSLTSGVRPLDTKCKLDTAPGQHGARRGRETEHGVQLREKQKVRRIYGILERQFENYFKKATRLKGSTGENLLKLLERRLDNVVYRMGFGSTRAEARQLVNHACILVNGKVVNIPSYLLSPGDVVSVREKSRTQLRVQSALTLAQARPSCDWLEVDSSNFTGTFKSAPDRDRLPPDINEQLIVELYSK; the protein is encoded by the coding sequence ATGGCACGCTATTTAGGTCCTCGATGCAAACTTGCCCGCCGTGAAAAAATGGATCTTTCACTTACAAGCGGCGTCAGACCATTAGACACCAAGTGTAAGCTGGATACGGCGCCAGGCCAGCATGGTGCACGCCGTGGACGCGAAACGGAACATGGTGTTCAATTGCGCGAAAAGCAGAAAGTTAGACGAATTTATGGTATCTTAGAGCGGCAGTTTGAAAACTACTTTAAGAAAGCAACACGTCTTAAAGGGTCTACAGGTGAGAATCTTTTAAAACTGCTGGAACGTAGACTGGACAATGTAGTCTACAGAATGGGGTTTGGATCCACAAGAGCGGAAGCAAGACAGCTGGTGAATCACGCCTGCATCCTGGTTAACGGCAAGGTGGTAAATATCCCCTCGTATTTGTTATCGCCAGGTGATGTAGTAAGTGTACGTGAAAAGTCACGCACGCAGCTTCGCGTGCAGTCAGCGTTGACGTTGGCTCAGGCTCGGCCAAGCTGTGATTGGCTGGAAGTCGATTCTTCCAATTTTACTGGCACATTTAAATCTGCGCCGGACAGGGATCGTTTACCGCCAGACATTAATGAGCAGCTAATTGTTGAGCTGTATTCTAAATAA
- the rpsK gene encoding 30S ribosomal protein S11 — protein MAEAAVKPKKKAKRQISDGIAHILSSFNNTIITITDVQGNAVAWESCAKCGYSGSRKSTPYAAGEAAQKAAAAAIEMYGMKSVDVRVKGPGPGRESAIRSLNAAGLKIKSITDVTGIPFNGCRAPKKRRV, from the coding sequence ATGGCTGAAGCAGCAGTTAAACCAAAAAAGAAGGCAAAGCGCCAAATCAGTGACGGTATCGCTCACATATTGTCTTCGTTTAATAATACAATCATAACGATTACCGATGTCCAGGGTAATGCCGTTGCCTGGGAATCCTGCGCAAAATGCGGTTACAGCGGTTCGCGCAAATCCACTCCTTATGCCGCGGGTGAAGCTGCACAGAAAGCAGCAGCTGCAGCAATTGAAATGTACGGTATGAAAAGTGTCGATGTGCGTGTTAAAGGGCCAGGGCCAGGTCGTGAGTCGGCTATACGCTCATTAAACGCTGCTGGGTTAAAAATTAAATCAATCACTGACGTGACCGGTATTCCTTTTAATGGTTGCCGTGCTCCAAAGAAACGACGAGTGTAA
- the rpsM gene encoding 30S ribosomal protein S13 → MAARIAGVIIPVQKHVVIGLTAIYGVGRSRAQEICESAKVDPTKKVKDLTEAELESLRSKVGEFRVEGDLRREVAMNIKRLVELGTYRGMRHKRGLPVRGQRTRTNARTRKGKRKGK, encoded by the coding sequence ATGGCGGCCCGTATAGCAGGCGTAATAATACCAGTGCAGAAGCATGTCGTGATTGGGCTTACTGCAATTTATGGTGTTGGTAGAAGTCGTGCTCAAGAGATATGTGAGTCGGCGAAGGTTGATCCTACCAAAAAAGTCAAAGACTTAACCGAGGCTGAGCTGGAAAGCTTGCGCAGCAAGGTTGGCGAATTTCGCGTTGAAGGCGATCTGCGTCGTGAAGTAGCAATGAACATTAAGCGCCTTGTAGAGCTTGGCACCTATCGCGGAATGCGCCACAAGCGTGGATTACCTGTGCGCGGTCAACGTACGCGAACAAATGCTAGAACTCGTAAAGGTAAAAGAAAAGGTAAATAA
- the rpmJ gene encoding 50S ribosomal protein L36: MKVGASVKKICRNCKIIRRKNTVRIICKEKRHKQRQG; encoded by the coding sequence ATGAAAGTGGGTGCATCTGTTAAAAAGATATGCCGTAACTGTAAGATAATTCGAAGAAAAAATACTGTCAGAATTATCTGCAAAGAAAAGCGTCATAAACAAAGGCAAGGTTGA
- the secY gene encoding preprotein translocase subunit SecY: MAAGRLGANLKSSGFTDLKYRLLFVLLAIVVFRIGSYIPVPGLNPARLQELFNAQQNNIVGLFNMFSGGALMRFSIFALGIMPYISASIIIQLLTVLSPQLSELRKEGESGQRKINKYTRYGTVILSAFQAIGISKMLVANHVAIAPGFAFYFTTTLTLVTGTMFLMWLGEQVTERGIGNGISMIIFAGIVAGLPSALGRTLEQVREGQLQVIVLLLILAAIVGVVAFVVYIERAQRRITINYARRMQGGKVYAAQSSHLPLKINMAGVIPPIFASSLILFPATIAQWFGNTKGLEWLSTLSVALQQGQPLHMLLFGAGIIFFCFFYTALVFNPKETAENLKKSGAFIPGIRPGEQTARYIDTVMTRLTLAGSIYVTLVCLLPEFLILAWNVPFYFGGTSLLIIVVVVMDFMAQVQAHIMSYQYESLLKKANLRGGSGLSSLR, translated from the coding sequence ATGGCAGCAGGCAGGCTCGGTGCAAATTTAAAATCCAGCGGATTTACTGATTTAAAGTACAGGTTGCTTTTCGTTTTATTGGCGATTGTTGTATTTAGAATTGGCTCTTATATCCCGGTTCCTGGTCTTAACCCTGCCCGCTTGCAAGAGCTTTTTAATGCCCAACAGAATAATATTGTTGGCTTGTTTAACATGTTTTCTGGCGGTGCCTTGATGCGCTTTAGTATTTTTGCGCTAGGTATCATGCCCTATATATCAGCCTCTATTATTATTCAGCTGTTGACTGTGCTTTCGCCCCAACTGTCTGAATTACGTAAAGAAGGTGAGTCAGGGCAGCGTAAGATTAACAAATATACGCGCTATGGAACGGTTATCCTTTCAGCCTTTCAGGCAATTGGCATATCCAAGATGCTGGTTGCAAATCATGTTGCCATTGCACCCGGTTTTGCGTTTTACTTCACAACAACGCTGACATTGGTGACGGGAACGATGTTCCTCATGTGGCTCGGCGAACAGGTGACAGAAAGAGGCATCGGTAACGGTATCTCAATGATTATCTTTGCCGGTATAGTCGCAGGCTTGCCCTCAGCATTGGGCCGGACCCTGGAGCAGGTAAGAGAAGGACAGTTACAAGTCATTGTTCTGTTGCTTATTCTTGCAGCGATAGTAGGCGTGGTGGCTTTTGTCGTATATATTGAGCGTGCGCAAAGACGCATTACGATCAATTACGCGAGAAGAATGCAAGGCGGTAAAGTGTATGCAGCGCAGAGCAGCCATTTGCCGTTAAAAATTAACATGGCAGGGGTGATTCCCCCCATTTTCGCATCGAGCTTGATTCTTTTTCCGGCGACGATTGCCCAGTGGTTTGGCAATACCAAAGGTCTAGAGTGGCTGTCTACATTGAGCGTTGCTTTGCAGCAAGGTCAACCGTTGCACATGTTGCTGTTTGGTGCTGGTATTATCTTTTTCTGTTTCTTTTATACCGCATTGGTGTTTAACCCCAAAGAAACAGCTGAAAATTTAAAGAAATCAGGGGCATTTATCCCCGGAATTCGACCAGGCGAGCAAACCGCCCGCTACATTGATACGGTGATGACGCGGTTAACCCTGGCAGGCTCGATTTATGTTACATTAGTCTGCCTTCTCCCTGAGTTTTTGATTTTAGCTTGGAACGTCCCTTTTTACTTTGGAGGAACGTCTTTGTTAATTATCGTAGTGGTAGTGATGGACTTTATGGCGCAGGTACAAGCCCATATTATGTCTTATCAATATGAATCACTGCTGAAGAAGGCAAATTTGCGTGGTGGAAGCGGCTTGAGTTCACTTCGTTAA
- the rplO gene encoding 50S ribosomal protein L15 yields the protein MQLNTLHPAPGSKKQSKRLGRGIGSGKGKTCGRGHKGQKARAGGFHKVGFEGGQMPLQRRIPKSGFRSRQSLLREEVYLSDLNRIEAETIDLAALIEAGVIRFNTKDVKIIGSGEITRPITVRGLSVTAGARKAIEAAKGKVEA from the coding sequence ATGCAACTTAATACTTTACATCCGGCACCGGGTTCCAAAAAGCAGTCCAAACGATTAGGTCGTGGGATCGGGTCAGGAAAAGGCAAAACTTGCGGCCGTGGCCACAAGGGGCAAAAAGCCAGAGCAGGCGGTTTCCACAAGGTAGGTTTTGAAGGTGGCCAGATGCCTTTGCAACGTCGCATCCCGAAATCTGGTTTTCGCTCACGTCAATCTTTACTGCGTGAAGAAGTTTACCTGTCTGACCTGAATCGTATTGAAGCTGAAACCATTGATCTGGCAGCACTCATCGAGGCAGGCGTGATTCGGTTCAATACCAAAGACGTAAAAATTATTGGTTCAGGCGAAATCACCAGACCCATCACGGTTCGTGGTTTATCAGTCACCGCTGGTGCCCGCAAGGCAATTGAAGCGGCAAAAGGAAAGGTTGAGGCGTAA
- the rpsE gene encoding 30S ribosomal protein S5, translated as MASFDQTTKSDGYIEKLVAVARNAKVVKGGKIFSFSAVTVVGDGNGRIGIGRGKAREVPVAIQKSLENARKNMRHVVLKGDTLHHQIIGKHGATRVFMKPASDGTGIIAGGAMRAVFEVLGVKNVLAKIGGSTNPVNVVRATLNALSSITPPEFMAAKRGKTVEELLGENK; from the coding sequence ATGGCAAGTTTTGATCAGACGACAAAAAGCGATGGATACATTGAAAAGCTTGTCGCCGTTGCACGTAATGCAAAGGTGGTAAAGGGTGGTAAGATTTTCAGCTTCTCCGCTGTGACTGTAGTCGGTGACGGTAACGGTCGTATCGGCATAGGCAGAGGAAAGGCGCGTGAAGTTCCAGTCGCAATTCAAAAATCACTGGAAAATGCACGCAAGAACATGCGTCATGTTGTGCTCAAGGGCGATACCCTGCATCATCAGATCATTGGCAAACACGGGGCAACCCGCGTGTTTATGAAGCCGGCTTCAGATGGTACAGGTATTATTGCTGGTGGTGCTATGCGCGCTGTCTTCGAAGTATTGGGCGTTAAGAATGTGCTCGCCAAAATTGGTGGTTCAACCAATCCAGTCAATGTTGTTCGCGCAACCCTGAATGCTTTGTCAAGCATTACACCGCCTGAATTCATGGCTGCAAAACGCGGCAAGACAGTTGAAGAACTACTTGGCGAAAACAAATAA
- the rplR gene encoding 50S ribosomal protein L18, translating into MNKQAARIRRAKRTRMRIRALEVSRLCVYKTPRHMYAQVTTSDGSKTLACASTLDKELKKKLKVTGNVDAAKEVGKLLAKRALEAGIREVAFDRSGFLYHGRIKALADAAREVGLEF; encoded by the coding sequence ATGAATAAGCAAGCAGCACGAATACGCAGAGCAAAACGCACACGCATGAGAATACGTGCATTAGAAGTTTCACGGCTGTGTGTCTACAAAACGCCGCGTCACATGTATGCACAAGTAACGACATCTGATGGCTCAAAGACACTCGCATGTGCATCTACGCTGGACAAGGAGTTGAAAAAGAAGCTTAAAGTGACAGGTAATGTTGATGCAGCAAAGGAAGTGGGTAAACTGCTTGCCAAGCGCGCATTGGAAGCTGGCATACGTGAGGTGGCTTTTGATCGTTCCGGATTCCTTTATCACGGTCGAATCAAAGCGCTGGCTGATGCAGCGAGAGAAGTCGGTTTAGAATTCTAA
- the rplF gene encoding 50S ribosomal protein L6: MNTRTSRIGRKPVVVPSGVEVKLQDQKLSVKGPKGQLTMAIHPYVHVAIENNEIKVQPNNESKRTLTGPKTKLYRSIAGTTRANIHNVIHGVAQGFERKLVLVGVGYRAQAKGKVLSLSLGFSHPTDFAVPEGITIETPTQTEILVKGINKELVGLVAAQIRSVRGPEPYKGKGVRYANEVIELKETKKK; encoded by the coding sequence GTGAATACGAGAACTTCACGAATTGGAAGAAAACCGGTAGTTGTCCCATCCGGGGTTGAAGTAAAATTGCAGGATCAAAAATTGTCTGTTAAGGGTCCTAAAGGCCAACTGACAATGGCAATTCATCCTTATGTACATGTTGCAATTGAAAATAATGAAATCAAGGTTCAGCCGAATAATGAAAGTAAGCGTACATTAACCGGCCCTAAGACAAAATTATACAGATCAATTGCGGGTACCACGCGAGCAAATATCCATAATGTTATTCATGGAGTCGCGCAAGGTTTTGAACGCAAATTGGTTTTGGTAGGCGTCGGTTATCGTGCACAAGCTAAAGGCAAAGTACTTTCTTTAAGCTTGGGCTTTTCGCACCCAACTGATTTTGCTGTGCCAGAAGGCATCACCATTGAAACGCCTACGCAGACTGAAATTTTAGTCAAAGGTATTAATAAAGAATTAGTAGGCTTGGTTGCTGCACAGATTAGAAGTGTACGCGGACCTGAACCTTATAAAGGCAAGGGCGTCCGTTACGCGAATGAAGTGATCGAATTGAAAGAAACGAAAAAGAAATAA
- the rpsH gene encoding 30S ribosomal protein S8: MSMQDPVADMLTIIRNAQAMGIQKVHMPHSNLKREILRVLKEEGFIEDFEVVASGNKKNIQVALKYYQGSPVIEKIVRISRPALRIYKGYDQLPQVRGGLGISIISTPKGVMSDKTARAQQVGGEVLCTVE, translated from the coding sequence ATGTCAATGCAAGATCCAGTTGCAGATATGCTAACCATTATCAGGAATGCCCAGGCGATGGGTATCCAGAAAGTGCATATGCCGCATTCAAATTTGAAACGCGAAATTCTCCGTGTTCTTAAAGAAGAAGGGTTCATTGAGGATTTTGAAGTTGTTGCGTCTGGCAACAAAAAGAATATCCAGGTGGCTTTAAAATATTACCAGGGCAGTCCTGTGATTGAGAAAATTGTACGCATCAGCCGGCCTGCGCTTCGTATCTATAAGGGTTACGACCAGCTTCCGCAAGTGCGGGGGGGGCTTGGTATATCAATTATTTCTACTCCGAAAGGAGTGATGTCCGATAAGACAGCCCGTGCCCAACAGGTAGGCGGCGAAGTCTTATGCACAGTTGAGTAG
- the rpsN gene encoding 30S ribosomal protein S14, giving the protein MAKKSVRNRNAKRQKLVNRLRAKRDKLREDVSNINLSDKERWEAMSKLQDLPRDSSPSRRRNRCKLCGRPRAYNRLTGLCRLHMRKATINGMVPGMHKASW; this is encoded by the coding sequence ATGGCAAAGAAATCAGTCAGAAACCGTAATGCAAAACGCCAGAAGCTCGTGAACCGCCTTCGAGCCAAACGCGACAAGTTAAGAGAAGATGTGAGCAATATTAACTTAAGCGACAAAGAACGTTGGGAAGCGATGAGCAAGTTGCAAGACCTTCCACGCGATTCAAGTCCATCGCGCCGACGCAACCGCTGCAAGCTGTGCGGAAGGCCGCGTGCTTATAACAGATTGACAGGCTTGTGCAGATTGCATATGCGCAAAGCCACTATTAATGGCATGGTTCCCGGCATGCACAAGGCAAGTTGGTAA
- the rplE gene encoding 50S ribosomal protein L5 yields MPRLRDVYKKEIVPKLKEKFGYSSVMQVPHIEKITINMGVGEAAADKKILMNAIGDLEKITGQKAVPTLARKSIAGFKIREGWPIGCKVTLRKAKMYEFLDRLITIALPRVRDFRGISAKSFDGRGNYSLGIKEQIVFPEIEYDKIDALRGMDITITTSANTNKEAFALLQAFNFPFREKEVS; encoded by the coding sequence ATGCCAAGGTTGCGCGATGTTTATAAAAAAGAAATTGTACCAAAACTGAAAGAAAAGTTTGGTTACTCATCCGTCATGCAGGTTCCGCATATTGAAAAGATTACTATTAATATGGGTGTTGGCGAAGCGGCGGCTGATAAGAAGATTCTCATGAATGCGATCGGTGATTTAGAAAAAATCACAGGTCAGAAGGCGGTGCCGACATTGGCCCGTAAATCCATCGCGGGTTTTAAAATTCGCGAAGGTTGGCCTATTGGTTGCAAGGTAACCTTGCGCAAAGCAAAGATGTACGAGTTTTTAGACAGATTAATTACCATTGCGCTGCCTCGCGTGCGTGACTTTCGTGGTATCAGTGCTAAGTCGTTTGACGGCCGTGGCAATTACAGTCTGGGAATTAAAGAGCAAATCGTATTTCCTGAGATTGAGTACGACAAAATTGATGCGCTGAGAGGGATGGATATCACGATCACCACCTCCGCGAATACCAATAAAGAAGCGTTTGCTCTCTTGCAGGCATTCAATTTTCCTTTTAGAGAGAAAGAAGTGAGTTAA
- the rplX gene encoding 50S ribosomal protein L24 has protein sequence MKKIRKGDEVIVIAGKDKGKKGVVLSVVDGGEKLLIDGINVAKKHVKANPNTGERGGIVSKSMPIHRSNVMVYDPTKQKGSRIGVRVLKDGQRVRYFKSSDQAVEVKE, from the coding sequence ATGAAAAAAATTAGAAAAGGCGATGAGGTGATTGTCATCGCAGGTAAAGATAAGGGAAAGAAAGGAGTTGTGCTCTCTGTCGTTGATGGGGGAGAAAAGCTTCTGATTGATGGTATTAATGTTGCCAAAAAGCATGTGAAGGCTAATCCCAATACAGGCGAGCGCGGCGGCATTGTTTCCAAGTCCATGCCCATTCACCGTTCTAATGTGATGGTTTACGACCCAACCAAACAAAAAGGGAGTCGGATCGGTGTGCGCGTTTTAAAAGATGGTCAACGCGTGCGATATTTTAAATCCAGCGACCAAGCTGTTGAAGTTAAAGAGTAA